The Solanum dulcamara chromosome 2, daSolDulc1.2, whole genome shotgun sequence region CAGTGAGCCCAGCATAATCACCTACATAATTGCAGATCCGATTAAATCACTCAAGAGTAAGAATTAGACATATTCCCAATTAATTCCAACATATTTACAGAATCAGAAAGAGCTCATTCTTCAACTCAAGGCATGAGGCTTTTTTAAAGAGCTGTTCTGCAAGTATAACAGGTCTTCTTTAGACACAACTTGTGTGGGTGAAAGACTCATCCTTCTGATGATTATACCGAAACTTTGTGTGAGTCAGCTAACATTGAAAAGTCTTAGAATTTTCAGTTTGGTCACGCGTGAAGAAGGAAATGAAGACAGAACGCCAGCAGCATACCAGCATCAAATACCATGTTAAGGTCCatggaaaaaaaatgataagatCTTCTGATTAGCTTGACTATGCCTAAAGAATTTCCACGTCCAAAAAGAATAACACCACGCAACTTGTTTATCCCTATGCAGTAAAAGAGCAGACAATTCTTCTTAGGCAAGCTTGTAAAATGgttcatatcattttttttttaattaatagcaATGGTGTCCGGACGAACTTGTGCATACCTCAGTTATTCAACCGGGTACCCATTATCTCCCACCAGAACAGGTACTaggtaactctgtccaccaagggAATGACTCGTATCATTCATTCAGGAAAAGAAACCCAGGAAGTTTTTGAAACAAGATGACTAGATCAGTCAAAAAAAGCTGTGAAACTGGTAACTGTTAGAATGACACATAAACAGCAAGGAACGAAATCCATTAGTGATGTAGACATTGTTCCCCAAAACACTCACGGTCCACTATAATATAACTAATAAAGTGCTTAGAAATCTTTTAAACACCTCCTTTTACATTGGCTCTTCATCTATAGTGAACAACAATTGAACCTGTGGATGCATCTTGGACATAGTCAGCACTCAGCACAGTCTAAGTGttgttttattaataaaattttatctttctcATAAAAGAAATCTTCTAAACACCTTGGTATTACCAGCAGTCTTCATTTGCACACTGGACATGACAATGAAATTCTTTTGAAAATGACTGGACATGACAGTGAACTGGAGACAGAAAATAATAGGATCTCTTTAAAACAGAACTTTTCAACCTGAATCTATCTCTCGACTACACATGACAATCCAAGAGAAATCTACAAGAATTGGGGATAATAAGTCCTCATAATATTCTCTCCATTTTCTGAATACAGATCTTTCAACTATTTCTTTGAAGTTTCAGGAATTGCAATATTCCCATCTGCTTCCATTAGCTTACCTAGTTATATTCTTTCACGTTTAGAGAGGAAATGTATAAAGCCTCCTGTTCTTCCTTACAAAGTCCTCCAAGTAACTTGAGTGGTCTTCAATAACAATAGAAAGTATCTATTACTTCACTGTACCTCAATAACTTGAGCCTTCTTTTTCTAGAAAgtacttcataaactttcacTGTTAAAACTTGCTTAGTTTTCAGGTATTTCTTTACATTGTATCCCTTCAAAATGAAACAGACCTTACTGCTTCCCCGGGAAAATAACCAAAACATGATTCTAATATATGGTTCTCACATCATCCTATTTCATGCTTCGCTTCTGGATAGCAGTGAAATGATTTCTGAATACTAAAACCAGCAACTACATTGAAAGAAACAGCGTAACAGGATGCAGAATGTAAATTGGATGATTCTACACAAGACAGTTTTGTAAAGCAGAAAAAACATGTACTTACCTCAAACCCAAGTACTGACAGCTTCTCTTCATTTATTGAAAGAACACAGCTCCTATAAGTTATATACGTATGTATTACACTCTTTGATGAGGATGAATCATCCAGCAAATTTCTTTGTCTTACCGAGGAGGTAAGAGCTTGTTCATTGTGCTTCATGACAGGTGACCTCACTGCAGTATAGGTGTCCTCCAGAGCAGATCGgttcttctttcctttattgTTGTTCACTTCCTTTGAACTAGCTTTAATCTCTATACATTTGAAAGGGATACGATATCCGGTTTCACTGCACCTATACTTTTCATCTTTCTGAAAGAACATAGGGAAACATAACAAATTTAACCTACAAAATGCAATCTGAACAAGCAGTATCTTAACATCACTTTAGTTACTTGAGATAACAACAATTGTCATTCCCCTTCTCCCTATACAATTCAATAAATGCTCCCATTTACTCTCAATAATTTGATAGCTAACTATCTCACTTAATAATTATGTTGTAGTCATGGGATAGgaaatttgacattttatcttAGAATATCACTACATACAACTTTCTACACAAGAAATTTGTTATGAGTAACAACATTAGAAATAATGCCTAGATAAGTACAAAGAGTTCTAAAATATTCTGTTGATCgcataaaataaacaaaagcaCTTTGTAGTGCATTTTATCACCATAGATCAAACAACTACGAATGTTTTTTCTTTGAGCTGAGAGTCTATCAGAAACAACTAATTTACCTCCAAGGTAGGGATAAGGTctgtgggactatactgggtatgttgttgttgtagtatcGATCAACTACAACTCACTTCCAAACTTGTCAGGTGTCAATTTATATAAATCCACTGCTTTCATTTGCTCTATTTAGGCATATCTTTTTCTAACTAATTCTTCCAAGCTAGTTATGTTGGGAATATGCAgtctaacacaaaaatatatatggtcaaaataatgaaataaaatggggaaaataatgacaccaagaattttacgtgaaaacccttttaaataagggaaaaaaccacaggccaagaggagcaactaatatcactatagtaaggaaTTTTACACCGTGTAGTcacgagtacaatactcaaaatgactaccacacactcaaaaggaataacactcttttgatttaCCACCTTATTAAAATATCGCTCAcattctatttttcttcactgactattttattatatatagtaTATGAAAACCTCACAGttctctaaatatttttctttctctgTGAATTAACGTGTTTAACAATGAGCTGAAGCTCTTAATTTATAGGGGTGAAAGAACATCTTCCGTGTACGAGAGTTGGCCGATGCCAACTTTCAGAAAACTTGCCCACTTTCTTTGACCAATAAAAAGATGAAAGTTTGCAGCAAATTGCTGTATTTTgttgacaaaaaaaaatgagCTGCAACTTTGTTGACTTTGAAAGATGGGGATTGGACCCCACAAttaacatatcatccacatatattAAGAGGATGATAAAATCGTTGTCAGAAATATTTTGTACAAACACATAGTGATCTGAGGAAGTTTTCTTAAAGCCTTGCTCTCCCATATCAGATTCAAACTTCTTATGCCACTGTCTAGGAGCTTGCTTTTTAGCCCGTAGAGACTCTTTTTAAGTTtgcacacaaaattttctttatcaTTTACTTTAAAGCCCTCAGGTTGTTTCATATAAATCTCCTACTCTAGGTCACCATGAAGAAAAGTTGTCTTCATATCCATCAgctcaatctctaaattaagaCTAATAGCCAAATCAAGAACTGTACGAATGGAGGACATTTTCACGacaggagaaaatatttcatcaaagtcaATACCCTTCCTTTGACCAAATCCTTTAACAATCAATCTAGCTTTGTACTTGTGCTTCAAGTtgtgttcttcaactttaattttgaaaatccacttgttcttcaaagctatcatgcccttaggcaatttcaccaactcataagtgtggttctcatgcaaagatttcatctcatcttgCATGACTTCAAACCATTGATCCGTATGCTCATCTTCCATGACCTCTTCATAATATTCGGGTTCACCCCCGTCAGTGAGTAGCACATCATCAGGTGAATAACGAAAGGAAAGAATGCGTTGCCTTGTAGACCTCCTAAGAGGAATATTTGATTCGTCCACAACTTCATGAGCAGGAGcatcatcaataacaacatcattgttatcatcaatatcaacttGTTGATATGAGACATGATTCTGGGCATCACCATGATCATCAGGCCTACCAACGTTATACACACTTGTATGaggaacttgatcaagatggactACTCCATCTGAACTTGAAGATTTTAGCTTCTGTGCTTTGTCAATATCTTTAATGGTTTGATTCTCCATGAAGACGATATCGCgacttctcacaagcttcttctcaattggatcatatagcctgtaaccaaattcatcaaggtCATATCCAACAAAGATGCACTGCCTTGTCTTGGCATCTAACTTTGACCTCTCATCTTTCGGCACAAGTACAAAAGCTTTGCAACCAAATACTCTCAACTGGTCATAGGAAACATCATTTCCAtaccaaactctatttggaaCATCACTTTGCAAAGCAACAGCAGGAGATAAGTTAATAGCATGTGCAACGGTCAATAAGGCTTCATCCTAAAAAGAGTTCGGCAACTTTGCTTCAGCCATCAAGGTCCTATTCATCCTCTCAGCCAACCCATTAAGTTgaggagtcttaggaggagtcttCTGGTGTCTAATACCTTGATGCTTGCAGTATTCTCCTGTCGTAAAAATGTCCTCCATTCGTACAGTTCTTGATTTGGATGCTAGTCTTAATTTAAAGATTAAGCAGATGGATGTGAAGATGGCTTTTCTTCACGGTGACCTAGAAGAGGAGATTTATATGGAATAACTTGAGGGCTTCAAAGTAAAtgataaagaaaattttgtgtgcaaactcaaaaagagtcTCTACGGGATAAACAAGCTCCTAGATAGTGGTACAAGAAGTTTGAATTTGTTATGGAAGAGCAAGGCTTCCTCAGATCACTGTGCGTTTGCATAAAAGATTTCTAACTATGATATTATCCTCTtactatatgtggatgatatgttaaTTGTGGGGTCCAGCCCCTATCTTTCAAAGTCAACAAAGTTGCAGCTCATTTTTTTTGTCAACAAAATACAACAATTTGCTGCACACTTTCATCTTTTTATTGGGCAAGTTTGGTGAAAGTTGGCACTGGCCAACTTTCATACACGAAAAATGTTCTTTTGCCCCTATAAATTAATTCAGTTCATTATTAAACACATCAATTCACAgagaaagaaaattatttagagAGTTGTGAGATTTTCAAAGAttatacataataaaataatttgtaaagaaaaatagaatatGAGCCATATTTTAATAAGGTGGTAAATCAAAAGAGTTTTATTTGTATGGTAGTCATTTTGAATATTGTACCCACATAAACCTAAAATTCCTTAGTGGGTACGTTGTTGTTGTAGTATCGATCAACTACAACTCGCTTCTAAACTTGTCAGTGTCAATTTATATAAATCCACTGTTTTCATTTGCTCTATTTAGGCATATCTTTTTCTAACTAGTTCTTCCTAGCTAGTTGATCATATAACTCTACAAACAAAAACGCCTCAGCTAACTCAAAATATAGATGCATTAAAATCAAAACTGAAATAATGATCAATTATCAATACGGAGGAAATAAGAGGGAAAACCTTTTCGAAGTAAGAACATGGAACACAAGGACCAGAAGGAGAGCAATCATAAGTGATGTTTGTACCAATAGGCGTCTCCTTGAAGCTCATCAGATGTCTTCGCCCTATGATTCCGCTTCCTACTATGCTTTCATCTCTTTGTTCCGCTTCGCCATTAGAGATTGTATCGATCCCTAGGGATGAATTTGGAGATGAAGAGACCAAAAGGAAAGAGGAGGAGATGATGAAGAGAAAAATCGCCGGCGAAAATGGATAATCCATAGAATTGATTGTGTCTCCGCTTTCTCACCGCCGATGAAGTTTCGATTTGGAGGTTTGTGAATTCGCAGATCTCCTCTAAGTTTCTATAAATTGTATTACTTACCCCTATAGTTTGTATTATATCTATCGAGATATAAATGTATTACTAATATAATAAGTTATgagaaatttatatattattttatgcggATATTAGTTATgcatgatttaaatttttatcatgctaaaataatgtataaatttcctcataatatatttatgtattagtcATGTGggtttataaattataaatcaaatACCATattaactttatacataaataactttcttcttaactaacttccaaatatgatataatttataCAAAATTTATTACATATATAACTCATCTCCAAACCAGCTACCAAATGACCCTTGTGGTAACAATAAAAGAATACTAAGAggtttaaaaattgaatttattgCACTCTTAAGAAGAAAAGATCCttacaattttaaattataaggTCAGAATTTAACACACACTAAATAATTTAAGGTCTGTGAACGGGTTCAATAGAATTGATTACAAATTTTAGATCCATTTTACATAacgaaatttaaatttattctaTTATTTTGTCAATTTAACAAAAACTAAAATGCTATTATTTTGTTAATTtaagaaaaactaaaatattaAAAGTTGTTCACAAAGAAATTGTATGCATTTTGCCCAATTTATATCGGTCCTAATAAAAACTCTAGCataaataaaatgttaaaataaattaaactaaaaataatttttaagtattGTTGATATTAACAATGGGAAGAACcattttttaagttaaaaagcactcaaaatctaatattaaatattatttttcttttttactttcttgTAATGACATAAATTTATTAAGATTCAACAATAATTTGCTTGTTAGattgaattatattttatatatcaatcttAAATCACTATGTGTTATTCTCTTGAATATGATAGACCAATATTTAAACtttaataaaaacataaaaagttaAGTGATTTTCCTAGCAAATATTCAATGAAATATGCAAAGTGTGTGTAAGTTGATTTAACGGtgatgttttaattattttttgtgattaaaaatttataacatTACCAGCCAACTATTCACAGTTTAACCGAACCAAATTTACGTAAATATTTCAAGATATACAGTCTTAAGAGTAGGAAATCAAAATATGCTTCAAACCACAATGTAAtggattttctttattttataacatcaTGATTATTGTATCTTTATGtagaatttttaatttaaattgtacaaaataatatattaaactACTTTAAAATTACTTATTATTCCCATGTGATGCCTTAATAGGTGTGAAAATTTACtccaatttaaataaattgCTTCATAAATGCAATTTCATAAGTCATTGTACAATTGCTGTTAACAATTAAATTAAACCAAATATGTCCTTAATGTATGCGTTAGGGATGGCAATGGGATGGGGCGGGGCAGGTGCGTGAAGGATTGAGCTCAATCCGTAAATTTTTTAAACCGTTTCGTTCCGTCTggcataataatttttttcattctgAACCCGCCCCGCTCCATATAGACCTACTCCggatatataaattttatttttttttcttttttaattgagtttaatatgaaaaataaatttgctAATTAACATCTCAACAACTAATTAATTGTTTCTAGTTAATagttcaataattattttttaatcgcTAATTAACTCTAATTAGCATTTgtctagtttaatttttttttaaaagaagaagttaaaaaattaaagtcagtttaatataaaaagtttatatatttgattttta contains the following coding sequences:
- the LOC129880255 gene encoding uncharacterized protein LOC129880255, which gives rise to MDYPFSPAIFLFIISSSFLLVSSSPNSSLGIDTISNGEAEQRDESIVGSGIIGRRHLMSFKETPIGTNITYDCSPSGPCVPCSYFEKKDEKYRCSETGYRIPFKCIEIKASSKEVNNNKGKKNRSALEDTYTAVRSPVMKHNEQALTSSVRQRNLLDDSSSSKSVIHTYITYRSCVLSINEEKLSVLGFEVIMLGSLIVSGSAIYFRKRRAGAGPVRLPTNSRF